In Lacibacter sp. H407, the genomic window TTCGTATTCTGGGAGAGATCACAGAAGAGAAAGTTGATCTGTTACAACGTGCCGATGCCATTTTCATCAATGGATTGAAAGAACATAACTTATATGATAAAGTGTGGCAGGCAGGTGCTATCCTGTTGCCGGTGCAAAGTGTAGGTGTAATGGGCGATGAACGTACGTATGAATTTACATTGGCGTTAAGAGCAGTTACTTCGGTTGATGGTATGACGGCTGACTGGGCACATCTCCCCTACGAATTTCTGGCACATATTTCGAATGAGATCATCAACAAAGTGCGAGGCATCAACCGTGTAGTGTATGATATCAGCAGCAAACCGCCTGCAACCATTGAATGGGAATAATCATCTGCTAAGTGTCGTTTTAAACTATATGAAAAAACTATTTTTTGTTTTACTGGGTTTCTTGTTTGTGTTTGCGTTGCCCGCACAAGACAGTGTTGCTGTAAAAAAATACCGTGTCGGCATTTTTGCAAACCTCTATCTTGATTCTTCTTTTACAGGTGAAACATATCGCTTTGCCAACCAGATGCCAAGGCATTTGTTATCCGGGCTCGATTTTGTGCAAGGCGCATTACTTGCTGTTGATTCATTATCAACCAACAAAAATCTTGAAGTAGTTGTGTACGATCTGCGTTCTGCCAACCAGAGTTTACCGGAATTGTATAAACGTACCAGTTTTGATTCATTGGATCTGATAATCGGGGCCGTTAGCGGAAACGAATACATGACGTTGGCAGAAATTGCACAGATGAAAAATATTCCCTTTGTATCGGCTACTTTTCCGAACGACGGTGGTGTTACCAATAATCCATTTACCATTATCGTAAATTCAACGCTTTCGGTTCACTGCGAAGCACTTTACAACTTTGTGATGCGACATGATCCAACAGCTAATCTTGTATATGTACGCCGCAAAGGACAACAGGAAGACCGGCTTGCTGCTTCCTTTAACGAATCCAATAAGGGAAGCAATAGCAACCAGTTGTTGAAATGGAAAACGGTGATGCTGGGTGATGGATTTACAACAGCTGATCTTACGCCTCATCTCGACAGTACCAAAACCAACCTGATCATTTGCGGATCACTGGACGAAAGTTTTGGATTACGGTTGGTGAACAATGCCAACAGTCTCCGAAAAAAATATTCATTTGAATTGGTTGGGATGCCTACATGGGATGCCATCAAAGATCTGAGCAAACCTGATTATAAAGACTTGCCGATTTTTTACAGTACTACGTTTTATAATACGGGTACAGTTGCTTATGGCAACTTTACAAAATCATTTACCGAACTTACCAACGGACGACCTTCCGATGTGGCTTATAAAGGATTTGAATTAAGCTGGCATTTTATCAATTTGTTATTGAAGTATGATGATGAATTGATGCAGCACCTGAACGAACGCAATTTCCGTTCGTTTACCGAATATGATTTCAAACCCATTTTCAACAAGACCTCAGGTCGACCGAATTATTTCGAAAACAAGCGGGTGTATATTTTGAAGCGGAGTAATAATCTGGTGTCGAGAATGAATTAAGCTCCTTTAGAGAAAAAAACCTGTAAAGCATAGTTCCAAACTCTTTAAGAATATCACTTCGTCATTACTTCAGCTACGGGCTGTAGTTGACGAATAAACTTTTTAACCTGTCAACTTGTTTCTTCTCTATGCCCCACAAGAAACAGCACTTGCCACAAAAGATCTGCCTTGTTTGCAACCGTCCGTTTACCTGGCGAAAGAAATGGGAAAAGGTATGGGACGAAGTAAAGTACTGCAGCGACCGTTGCCGAAACAGCCGTAACAGCAGCAAACCCGCCGATACAAAATAAGAACAGCGTCCACTCACTTACGGTGATGCATAGCTGCATATTGATTGCTTTGTTACAACAATCAAAGGACGACTAATTGTAAATAAAAAAAGGCCGGTTGCTTGCGCAACCAGCCTCTGTTATAACTGATAACTCCTCTCTTAGTTTCAGTCTCTTCCGATCTTAATTAATTTTACCACTTTCCGGTTCGTACCCTGTGATACTTCTACAAAGTAAGTTCCTTGCTTGTAGTTGTTACCCAGCTCGATCACCTGTCCGGCGTAGAGATTTTGTTTCACCTCCATCAATCGACCGTTTACATCCACCACTTTCACGGTAAACTTCTCTTCCAATACGCTACCAATCAGTTGAAGGCGGAAGCTGCTTAGTGATGGGTTGCCGAATACTTTCACATTGAACTCTTGCGGAGTTAATACTAATGCGCCGGGTTCCATGCGGTTGGATGTTT contains:
- a CDS encoding ABC transporter substrate-binding protein; its protein translation is MKKLFFVLLGFLFVFALPAQDSVAVKKYRVGIFANLYLDSSFTGETYRFANQMPRHLLSGLDFVQGALLAVDSLSTNKNLEVVVYDLRSANQSLPELYKRTSFDSLDLIIGAVSGNEYMTLAEIAQMKNIPFVSATFPNDGGVTNNPFTIIVNSTLSVHCEALYNFVMRHDPTANLVYVRRKGQQEDRLAASFNESNKGSNSNQLLKWKTVMLGDGFTTADLTPHLDSTKTNLIICGSLDESFGLRLVNNANSLRKKYSFELVGMPTWDAIKDLSKPDYKDLPIFYSTTFYNTGTVAYGNFTKSFTELTNGRPSDVAYKGFELSWHFINLLLKYDDELMQHLNERNFRSFTEYDFKPIFNKTSGRPNYFENKRVYILKRSNNLVSRMN
- a CDS encoding DUF2256 domain-containing protein, translating into MPHKKQHLPQKICLVCNRPFTWRKKWEKVWDEVKYCSDRCRNSRNSSKPADTK